One region of Chanodichthys erythropterus isolate Z2021 chromosome 17, ASM2448905v1, whole genome shotgun sequence genomic DNA includes:
- the LOC137004684 gene encoding calcium-activated chloride channel regulator 4A-like isoform X2: MDSRTVSVLLWMLLSSSTGIKLDGNGYVDVTIAISSRVPQDNTLIDKIKDMVTKGSIHLHQALDKKVFFKEATILVPPHWNSTEFTKARAESYEKANIRIDNANPAYGDEPYTLQYGECGAEAQFIHFTPNFLRDDTHIKTYGSRGKVLVHEWAHLRWGVYDEYSETNPFYHSNGRIEATRCSKNIKGQFYDESRQPCQTDPQTLLPTKGCKFFPNKYQNTDSSIMFLPSLDSVSTFCCENEHNYEAPNLQNKKCGKATWTVIFEDSVDKDALRSLKPLLSSPPTPTFKVVQRKHRVVCLVLDVSGSMQGSRILRQQQAATHFLQTIIEDQASVGIVTFNSNATTLSPLTSTDNNSARNKLIELLPKLAGGGTYVCKGLNLGLQVLEKDNGDVMGDEIIFLTDGEATDNINNCVPAAIKSGAIIHTIALGDKADKALREMADKTGGKFITASDDILSNQLLHGFSSLTIPTGDQTKDPVQIDSAGKKTSDWFNGTILMDQTIGTKTSFTITYEKSLPDISIQSPSDSTYKQVQMRHYESAKTVTLKVPGTAQPGDWKYSIQTTINQSLTVTATSQAARADVPPIIVKARMNQQFCDGTKPLIVFAEVSQNYRPVIKTEVWATLESESGAAQQLRLLDNGAGADAFKDDGVYSRYFTQMKKGSSSLKVRVKNLDGQARFTIQKRSGAPYVPGYVVNGVVELNPPKPPVSEEPLEVGRFTRTATGESFEVAFTGSTLPNFPPNRITDLSAEIQEDSVLLSWTAPGEDLDYGTAKSYEIRWSFDLKELRFNFSNAHVFNTSAVSPQEAGSVEQHSFIPNITIQNGTTVFFAVQSVDKVNVKSEISNIAQASKMLPGPKPRDDYRYYFCDNNMEVESKKTF; the protein is encoded by the exons ATGGACTCAAGAACAGTGTCGGTCTTATTATGGATGTTGCTGTCGTCCTCCACTGGAATCAAACTAGATGGAAATGGTTATGTTGATGTTACCATTGCAATCAGTTCAAGAGTACCACAGGATAACACACTCATTGATAAAATCAAG GACATGGTCACTAAAGGGTCGATTCATCTTCATCAAGCATTGGATAAAAAGGTTTTTTTCAAAGAAGCCACGATACTCGTTCCACCCCACTGGAATAGTACGGAATTTACCAAAGCAAGAGCAGAGTCCTATGAAAAG GCGAACATAAGAATTGATAATGCTAATCCAGCATATGGTGATGAACCCTACACTCTTCAATATGGTGAATGTGGAGCTGAGGCTCAGTTCATTCATTTCACCCCAAACTTCCTCCGAGACGACACACACATTAAGACTTATGGGTCAAGAG gAAAGGTCTTGGTTCATGAATGGGCTCATTTGAGATGGGGCGTGTATGATGAATACAGTGAAACAAATCCATTCTACCACTCTAATGGCCGTATTGAAGCTACAAG GTGtagcaaaaacattaaaggtcAGTTTTATGATGAATCACGTCAACCGTGCCAGACTGATCCACAAACTTTACTACCGACTAAAGGGTGCAAGTTTTTTCCTAACAAATATCAAAACACAGACAGCTCTATAATGTTCTTACCAAGCCTGGATTCT GTGAGCACATTTTGTTGTGAAAATGAGCACAATTATGAAGCCCCAAAcctgcaaaacaaaaaatgtggcAAAGCAACATGGACTGTGATATTTGAGGATTCTGTTGATAAAGACGCACTTCGTTCTCTGAAACCACTGCTGTCCTCTCCACCAACGCCAACTTTCAAAGTCGTGCAGCGAAAGCATCGGGTTGTTTGTCTCGTCCTTGATGTCTCAGGAAGCATGCAA GGCTCCAGAATCCTCCGACAGCAGCAGGCTGCCACACATTTCCTTCAGACCATCATTGAGGATCAAGCCAGTGTTGGAATTGTAACCTTTAATTCTAATGCTACAACTCTGAGCCCCTTGACTTCTACTGACAATAATTCGGCACGAAACAAACTCATTGAATTGTTGCCAAAATTAGCAGGTGGAGGAACATACGTTTGTAAAGGCCTCAATCTAGGCTTACAG GTACTCGAAAAGGACAATGGGGATGTGATGGGGGATGAAATCATTTTTCTGACAGATGGTGAGGCGACGGACAACATTAATAATTGTGTTCCAGCTGCAATTAAAAGTGGAGCCATTATACACACAATAGCTTTGGGTGATAAAGCAGATAAAGCACTGAGGGAAATGGCTGACAAAACTG GGGGGAAATTTATCACAGCCAGTGACGACATTCTCTCTAATCAGCTACTGCATGGATTTTCTTCACTTACAATACCAACAGGAGATCAAACAAAAGATCCAGTTCAG ATAGACAGTGCGGGGAAAAAAACATCAGACTGGTTCAATGGGACAATATTAATGGATCAGACCATTGGTACCAAAACCAGCTTTACAATAACCTATGAAAAAAGTTTACCTGACATTTCCATACAGTCACCAAGTGACTCAACCTACAAACAAGTACAGATGCGTCACTATGAATCAGCAAAAACAGTCACTTTAAAAGTTCCAGGAACTGCACAG CCTGGGGACTGGAAGTACAGTATCCAAACTACAATAAATCAGTCTCTGACTGTAACAGCAACGAGTCAAGCGGCGCGAGCTGATGTTCCTCCTATCATTGTCAAAGCCCGCATGAACCAGCAGTTCTGTGACGGCACTAAACCCTTGATAGTGTTTGCTGAGGTCAGTCAGAATTACAGGCCTGTAATAAAGACTGAAGTGTGGGCTACGCTGGAGTCTGAATCTGGAGCTGCACAACAATTACGACTCCTGGACAATGGAGCAG GAGCTGATGCTTTCAAAGATGATGGCGTCTATTCCAGATATTTCACACAGATGAAAAAAGGGAGTAGCAGCTTGAAAGTAAGAGTGAAGAATCTAGATGGACAAGCCAGATTTACTATCCAAAAAAGATCTGGTGCCCCATACGTACCTGGATATGTGGTAAACG GTGTGGTGGAGCTGAACCCTCCAAAGCCACCAGTTTCTGAGGAACCACTTGAGGTTGGAAGATTTACCAGGACAGCCACTGGAGAGAGTTTTGAGGTGGCTTTTACAGGCTCAACCCTACCAAATTTCCCCCCAAACAGAATCACAGATCTGAGTGCTGAGAtccaggaggactctgtgcttcTCAGCTGGACAGCTCCTGGTGAGGACCTCGACTATGGGACAG CTAAATCCTATGAGATCAGGTGGAGCTTTGACCTTAAAGAGCTTCGATTCAACTTCAGCAATGCTCATGTATTCAACACATCTGCTGTCTCACCGCAGGAGGCTGGATCAGTTGAACAGCATTCATTCATTCCTAATATCACAATCCAAAATGGCACCACAGTCTTTTTTGCTGTTCAGTCTGTGGATAAAGTGAATGTAAAATCTGAAATCTCCAACATTGCTCAAGCTTCAAAGATGCTCCCTGGTCCAAAACCCAGAGATGATTATCGGTATTATTTTTGCGATAACAACATGGAAGTTGAGTCGAAGAAAACTTTCTAG